In one window of Camelina sativa cultivar DH55 chromosome 15, Cs, whole genome shotgun sequence DNA:
- the LOC104745036 gene encoding uncharacterized protein LOC104745036 isoform X5: MASMAIGVSFSIISGIGGGGDGVNQVATASRTTLKLNQKYTQTESTCRFLGMKKYRGSGAIRTVSKAVVDGEEMSRRNLRVGLICGGPSAERGISLNSARSVLDHIQGNGISVSCYYIDPDLKAFAISSAQLYSNTPADFDFKLESLAQGFSSLSGLAEHLVSAVDIVFPVIHGRFGEDGGIQELLESHNIPFVGTGSRECRRAFDKYEASLVLRDYGFMTVPNYLVQGTDVDESEIAQWFTDNQLDLNMGKVVVKPAKAGSSIGVKVAFGVKDSVKKAIELIREGIDDRVVVEVFIEDAYEFTAIVLDVGSGSVCHPVVLMPTEVQLQFHGSSDPKEDAIFDYRRKYLPTQQVTYHTPPRFPIHVIKRIREEASLIFQKLGLRDFARIDGWYLAPNSNLLSSASERLGGPESGDIICTDINLISGMEQTSFFFQQASKVGFSHSNILRTIVHRASSRFPDLSWYNNGYSQLLQGSTDLEISGDVQKVFVIFGGDTSERQVSVMSGTNVWINLQRFVDQLIRNIFKLGQ; the protein is encoded by the exons ATGGCGTCCATGGCGATCGGCGTCAGTTTCTCGATAATTAGCGggataggaggaggaggagatggcGTTAATCAAGTAGCGACGGCTTCACGGACAACACTGAAGCTGAATCAGAAGTACACACAAACCGAGAGTACATGCAGGTTTTTGGGGATGAAGAAGTATCGGGGATCCGGAGCTATACGAACCGTCTCGAAGGCGGTAGTTGACGGAGAGGAGATGAGTAGGAGAAATCTGAGAGTGGGACTCATTTGCGGAGGTCCGTCGGCGGAGCGTGGGATTTCTCTCAACTCTGCTAGATCAGTTCTCGATCATATTCAG GGTAATGGTATAAGCGTGAGCTGCTATTATATAGATCCTGACCTCAAAGCTTTTGCAATTTCCTCCGCCCAG TTGTACTCAAATACTCCGGCAGATTTCGATTTCAAGCTGGAGAG TCTTGCACAGGGATTCTCATCGTTATCCGGATTGGCTGAGCATCTTGTTTCCGCTGTGGACATTGTGTTTCCAGTAATTCATGgtcgatttggtgaagatggtggcATTcag GAGCTGTTGGAAAGTCACAACATTCCATTTGTGGGGACCGGATCCCGTGAATGTCGTCGAGCCTTTGACAAG TATGAAGCCTCTTTGGTGCTCAGGGACTATGGGTTCATGACAGTACCAAACTACTTGGTGCAG GGAACTGACGTAGACGAAAGTGAAATAGCACAATGGTTTACAGATAACCAGCTGGATCTCAACATGGGAAAAGTCGTG GTAAAACCAGCTAAAGCAGGTTCAAGTATTGGTGTCAAAGTTGCTTTTGGTGTAAAGGATTCAGTTAAAAAGGCTATCGAACTAATCCGAGAG GGAATTGATGATAGGGTTGTTGTTGAGGTTTTCATTGAAGATGCATATGAGTTCACTGCCATCGTCCTGGATGTAGGTTCTGGTTCTGTTTGCCATCCTGTTGTACTGATGCCTACTGAG GTGCAACTTCAGTTTCATGGCAGTAGTGATCCAAAGGAAGACGCAATCTTCGACTATCGGAGGAAGTATCTGCCGACACAGCAG GTCACCTATCACACTCCTCCGCGTTTCCCTATCCATGTTATCAAAAGGATTCGTGAAGAGGCATCTCTTATATTTCAAAAGCTTGGTCTACGTGACTTTGCTCGCATTGATGGATGGTATCTGGCTCCCAACTCAAATTTATTATCATCTGCAAGTGAAAGGCTTGGAGGACCCGAGTCAGGGGATATTATATGCACAGACATCAACCTG ATAAGTGGCATGGAACAAACTAGCTTTTTCTTCCAGCAGGCTTCTAAG GTTGGGTTTTCTCACTCAAACATTTTACGAACAATCGTCCACCGAGCTAGCTCGAG GTTTCCCGATCTTTCTTGGTATAATAATGGGTATAGTCAATTACTCCAAGGTTCAACAGACCTGGAAATCTCTGGGGACGTCCAGAAAGTGTTTGTCATATTTGGAGGAGATACTTCAGAGCGGCAGGTGTCCGTCATGAGTGGAACGAATGTCTGGATCAATTTGCAAAGATTTGTAGAT CAACTCATCAGGAACATCTTCAAACTTGGACAATAA
- the LOC104745036 gene encoding uncharacterized protein LOC104745036 isoform X6: MASMAIGVSFSIISGIGGGGDGVNQVATASRTTLKLNQKYTQTESTCRFLGMKKYRGSGAIRTVSKAVVDGEEMSRRNLRVGLICGGPSAERGISLNSARSVLDHIQGNGISVSCYYIDPDLKAFAISSAQLYSNTPADFDFKLESLAQGFSSLSGLAEHLVSAVDIVFPVIHGRFGEDGGIQELLESHNIPFVGTGSRECRRAFDKYEASLVLRDYGFMTVPNYLVQGTDVDESEIAQWFTDNQLDLNMGKVVVKPAKAGSSIGVKVAFGVKDSVKKAIELIREGIDDRVVVEVFIEDAYEFTAIVLDVGSGSVCHPVVLMPTEVQLQFHGSSDPKEDAIFDYRRKYLPTQQVTYHTPPRFPIHVIKRIREEASLIFQKLGLRDFARIDGWYLAPNSNLLSSASERLGGPESGDIICTDINLISGMEQTSFFFQQASKSITPRFNRPGNLWGRPESVCHIWRRYFRAAGVRHEWNECLDQFAKICRSTHQEHLQTWTIKKSGLCPIQLC; this comes from the exons ATGGCGTCCATGGCGATCGGCGTCAGTTTCTCGATAATTAGCGggataggaggaggaggagatggcGTTAATCAAGTAGCGACGGCTTCACGGACAACACTGAAGCTGAATCAGAAGTACACACAAACCGAGAGTACATGCAGGTTTTTGGGGATGAAGAAGTATCGGGGATCCGGAGCTATACGAACCGTCTCGAAGGCGGTAGTTGACGGAGAGGAGATGAGTAGGAGAAATCTGAGAGTGGGACTCATTTGCGGAGGTCCGTCGGCGGAGCGTGGGATTTCTCTCAACTCTGCTAGATCAGTTCTCGATCATATTCAG GGTAATGGTATAAGCGTGAGCTGCTATTATATAGATCCTGACCTCAAAGCTTTTGCAATTTCCTCCGCCCAG TTGTACTCAAATACTCCGGCAGATTTCGATTTCAAGCTGGAGAG TCTTGCACAGGGATTCTCATCGTTATCCGGATTGGCTGAGCATCTTGTTTCCGCTGTGGACATTGTGTTTCCAGTAATTCATGgtcgatttggtgaagatggtggcATTcag GAGCTGTTGGAAAGTCACAACATTCCATTTGTGGGGACCGGATCCCGTGAATGTCGTCGAGCCTTTGACAAG TATGAAGCCTCTTTGGTGCTCAGGGACTATGGGTTCATGACAGTACCAAACTACTTGGTGCAG GGAACTGACGTAGACGAAAGTGAAATAGCACAATGGTTTACAGATAACCAGCTGGATCTCAACATGGGAAAAGTCGTG GTAAAACCAGCTAAAGCAGGTTCAAGTATTGGTGTCAAAGTTGCTTTTGGTGTAAAGGATTCAGTTAAAAAGGCTATCGAACTAATCCGAGAG GGAATTGATGATAGGGTTGTTGTTGAGGTTTTCATTGAAGATGCATATGAGTTCACTGCCATCGTCCTGGATGTAGGTTCTGGTTCTGTTTGCCATCCTGTTGTACTGATGCCTACTGAG GTGCAACTTCAGTTTCATGGCAGTAGTGATCCAAAGGAAGACGCAATCTTCGACTATCGGAGGAAGTATCTGCCGACACAGCAG GTCACCTATCACACTCCTCCGCGTTTCCCTATCCATGTTATCAAAAGGATTCGTGAAGAGGCATCTCTTATATTTCAAAAGCTTGGTCTACGTGACTTTGCTCGCATTGATGGATGGTATCTGGCTCCCAACTCAAATTTATTATCATCTGCAAGTGAAAGGCTTGGAGGACCCGAGTCAGGGGATATTATATGCACAGACATCAACCTG ATAAGTGGCATGGAACAAACTAGCTTTTTCTTCCAGCAGGCTTCTAAG TCAATTACTCCAAGGTTCAACAGACCTGGAAATCTCTGGGGACGTCCAGAAAGTGTTTGTCATATTTGGAGGAGATACTTCAGAGCGGCAGGTGTCCGTCATGAGTGGAACGAATGTCTGGATCAATTTGCAAAGATTTGTAGAT CAACTCATCAGGAACATCTTCAAACTTGGACAATAAAGAAGTCTGGGCTTTGCC CTATTCAGTTGTGCTAA
- the LOC104748066 gene encoding uncharacterized protein LOC104748066, whose protein sequence is MASMAIGVSFSIISGIGGGGDGVNQVATASRTTLKLNQKYTQTESTCRFLGMKKYRGSGAIRTVSKAVVDGEEMSRRNLRVGLICGGPSAERGISLNSARSVLDHIQGNGISVSCYYIDPDLKAFAISSAQLYSNTPADFDFKLESLAQGFSSLSGLAEHLVSAVDIVFPVIHGRFGEDGGIQELLESHNIPFVGTGSRECRRAFDKYEASLVLRDYGFMTVPNYLVQGTDVDESEIAQWFTDNQLDLNMGKVVVKPAKAGSSIGVKVAFGVKDSVKKAIELIREGIDDRVVVEVFIEDAYEFTAIVLDVGSGSVCHPVVLMPTEVLSQLISGPRLHELYEYWTSETLAAVFYTK, encoded by the exons ATGGCGTCCATGGCGATCGGCGTCAGTTTCTCGATAATTAGCGggataggaggaggaggagatggcGTTAATCAAGTAGCGACGGCTTCACGGACAACACTGAAGCTGAATCAGAAGTACACACAAACCGAGAGTACATGCAGGTTTTTGGGGATGAAGAAGTATCGGGGATCCGGAGCTATACGAACCGTCTCGAAGGCGGTAGTTGACGGAGAGGAGATGAGTAGGAGAAATCTGAGAGTGGGACTCATTTGCGGAGGTCCGTCGGCGGAGCGTGGGATTTCTCTCAACTCTGCTAGATCAGTTCTCGATCATATTCAG GGTAATGGTATAAGCGTGAGCTGCTATTATATAGATCCTGACCTCAAAGCTTTTGCAATTTCCTCCGCCCAG TTGTACTCAAATACTCCGGCAGATTTCGATTTCAAGCTGGAGAG TCTTGCACAGGGATTCTCATCGTTATCCGGATTGGCTGAGCATCTTGTTTCCGCTGTGGACATTGTGTTTCCAGTAATTCATGgtcgatttggtgaagatggtggcATTcag GAGCTGTTGGAAAGTCACAACATTCCATTTGTGGGGACCGGATCCCGTGAATGTCGTCGAGCCTTTGACAAG TATGAAGCCTCTTTGGTGCTCAGGGACTATGGGTTCATGACAGTACCAAACTACTTGGTGCAG GGAACTGACGTAGACGAAAGTGAAATAGCACAATGGTTTACAGATAACCAGCTGGATCTCAACATGGGAAAAGTCGTG GTAAAACCAGCTAAAGCAGGTTCAAGTATTGGTGTCAAAGTTGCTTTTGGTGTAAAGGATTCAGTTAAAAAGGCTATCGAACTAATCCGAGAG GGAATTGATGATAGGGTTGTTGTTGAGGTTTTCATTGAAGATGCATATGAGTTCACTGCCATCGTCCTGGATGTAGGTTCTGGTTCTGTTTGCCATCCTGTTGTACTGATGCCTACTGAG GTTCTGTCTCAGCTGATATCTGGACCACGACTACATGAATTATATGAATATTGGACTAGTGAAACTTTAGCCGCTGTTTTTTACACTAAATAG
- the LOC104745036 gene encoding uncharacterized protein LOC104745036 isoform X4 translates to MASMAIGVSFSIISGIGGGGDGVNQVATASRTTLKLNQKYTQTESTCRFLGMKKYRGSGAIRTVSKAVVDGEEMSRRNLRVGLICGGPSAERGISLNSARSVLDHIQGNGISVSCYYIDPDLKAFAISSAQLYSNTPADFDFKLESLAQGFSSLSGLAEHLVSAVDIVFPVIHGRFGEDGGIQELLESHNIPFVGTGSRECRRAFDKYEASLVLRDYGFMTVPNYLVQGTDVDESEIAQWFTDNQLDLNMGKVVVKPAKAGSSIGVKVAFGVKDSVKKAIELIREGIDDRVVVEVFIEDAYEFTAIVLDVGSGSVCHPVVLMPTEVQLQFHGSSDPKEDAIFDYRRKYLPTQQVTYHTPPRFPIHVIKRIREEASLIFQKLGLRDFARIDGWYLAPNSNLLSSASERLGGPESGDIICTDINLISGMEQTSFFFQQASKVGFSHSNILRTIVHRASSRFPDLSWYNNGYSQLLQGSTDLEISGDVQKVFVIFGGDTSERQVSVMSGTNVWINLQRFVDLNVTPCLLSPSLSNSSGTSSNLDNKEVWALPSK, encoded by the exons ATGGCGTCCATGGCGATCGGCGTCAGTTTCTCGATAATTAGCGggataggaggaggaggagatggcGTTAATCAAGTAGCGACGGCTTCACGGACAACACTGAAGCTGAATCAGAAGTACACACAAACCGAGAGTACATGCAGGTTTTTGGGGATGAAGAAGTATCGGGGATCCGGAGCTATACGAACCGTCTCGAAGGCGGTAGTTGACGGAGAGGAGATGAGTAGGAGAAATCTGAGAGTGGGACTCATTTGCGGAGGTCCGTCGGCGGAGCGTGGGATTTCTCTCAACTCTGCTAGATCAGTTCTCGATCATATTCAG GGTAATGGTATAAGCGTGAGCTGCTATTATATAGATCCTGACCTCAAAGCTTTTGCAATTTCCTCCGCCCAG TTGTACTCAAATACTCCGGCAGATTTCGATTTCAAGCTGGAGAG TCTTGCACAGGGATTCTCATCGTTATCCGGATTGGCTGAGCATCTTGTTTCCGCTGTGGACATTGTGTTTCCAGTAATTCATGgtcgatttggtgaagatggtggcATTcag GAGCTGTTGGAAAGTCACAACATTCCATTTGTGGGGACCGGATCCCGTGAATGTCGTCGAGCCTTTGACAAG TATGAAGCCTCTTTGGTGCTCAGGGACTATGGGTTCATGACAGTACCAAACTACTTGGTGCAG GGAACTGACGTAGACGAAAGTGAAATAGCACAATGGTTTACAGATAACCAGCTGGATCTCAACATGGGAAAAGTCGTG GTAAAACCAGCTAAAGCAGGTTCAAGTATTGGTGTCAAAGTTGCTTTTGGTGTAAAGGATTCAGTTAAAAAGGCTATCGAACTAATCCGAGAG GGAATTGATGATAGGGTTGTTGTTGAGGTTTTCATTGAAGATGCATATGAGTTCACTGCCATCGTCCTGGATGTAGGTTCTGGTTCTGTTTGCCATCCTGTTGTACTGATGCCTACTGAG GTGCAACTTCAGTTTCATGGCAGTAGTGATCCAAAGGAAGACGCAATCTTCGACTATCGGAGGAAGTATCTGCCGACACAGCAG GTCACCTATCACACTCCTCCGCGTTTCCCTATCCATGTTATCAAAAGGATTCGTGAAGAGGCATCTCTTATATTTCAAAAGCTTGGTCTACGTGACTTTGCTCGCATTGATGGATGGTATCTGGCTCCCAACTCAAATTTATTATCATCTGCAAGTGAAAGGCTTGGAGGACCCGAGTCAGGGGATATTATATGCACAGACATCAACCTG ATAAGTGGCATGGAACAAACTAGCTTTTTCTTCCAGCAGGCTTCTAAG GTTGGGTTTTCTCACTCAAACATTTTACGAACAATCGTCCACCGAGCTAGCTCGAG GTTTCCCGATCTTTCTTGGTATAATAATGGGTATAGTCAATTACTCCAAGGTTCAACAGACCTGGAAATCTCTGGGGACGTCCAGAAAGTGTTTGTCATATTTGGAGGAGATACTTCAGAGCGGCAGGTGTCCGTCATGAGTGGAACGAATGTCTGGATCAATTTGCAAAGATTTGTAGAT CTCAATGTAACTCCCTGTTTGCTTTCCCCTTCACTTAGCAACTCATCAGGAACATCTTCAAACTTGGACAATAAAGAAGTCTGGGCTTTGCC AAGCAAGTGA